ACTAGAAGGGCAATTCAAGCTGGCAATGTCCCTGATATTGTGATGAGTAGCAGTGCAGAGAGAGAGTTGATACCGCACCTTGCTTGGGAAGGAAAATTGGCAGATGTTTCAGATGTTATTGAACCAGTCAAGAACAACTATTCTGAAGCTGCACTAGAAGCTGTTTATTTTTATAACAAATCTGCTCGCAAACGCAGCTACTATGCAGTACCAATCAATCAGCTGACAATCCACATCCATTACTGGCGGGATATGCTCAAGCAAGTCGGTAGTCGTGAGAGCGATATTCCTACAGATTGGGATGGTTTTTGGAAATTTTGGCAACAGGTGCAGGATGACTTAAAAGCACTAAATCCACCACAGGATAAAAAAGAACTTATTTACGGGTTAGGTTTACCATTTTCCGTTGCTGCTGCAGATACTTACTATACCTTCGAGCAGATTTTAGAAGCATATAATGTTGAAATTGTCAATTCTCAAGGTGTACTCCGTCTTGACGAGCCTAGCGTGCGTCAAGGCATTATTAAGAGTTTGACGTGGTACGCAAACCTTTACCAACAGGGTTACGTACCTCCAAATGCAACTCAATGGTTAAATCCCGATAACAATCGCAACTTGATTAACCGTAAAGTGGTGATGACAGCAAACACCACACTTTCAATTCCTGCTGCTGTACGTCAAAATCCCGATCTTTATCGGAATAAAGTTGGGACTCTAGAGTTTCCTAAAAAACCCAATGGTGAACCAATGCGTTATTTAGTTGCCGTTAATGCTGCAATTTTGTTTACCAATTCCAACAATCAGAAAGAAGCAAAAGATTTTCTGACGTATCTCATTCAACCCGAAACCATAAAAACATATATCAAATCGGCTGGGGGAAGATACTTACCAGTCATGACGCCATTATGGCAAGATTCATTCTGGACAAATCCAGCAGATCCCCATCTTTCCATCGCTTCTAAAGTGTTAATGAAAGGTCAAACACGTCCATTTTATTTTGTCCAAAACCCTGCTTACAGTTTAGTTTTGCAAGAAAACATCTGGGGTAAAGCGATCGCCAGAATAGTGAAAGATAGCGCTTCTCCACAACAAGCTGCTAGTGAAGCGATCGCACAAATTAAAGAAATCTTTGCCAAATGGGAGCGTTCGGGCAATGATAACTAAAAAATTACCAACAAATTGTCGTATTATATTACTGGGATTAACACTCAGTTTAAGCGTTTTTTCTTGTACCAACAATTCCGAGCCTGACACATCCTTGCCAACTGAATCTTCTGCAAAGAACGGAGTATTAACACTGTGGTGGGATAAAGGTTTTACGCTAGAAGAAGATGAAGCAATACAGCAAGTTGTCAAGCAGTGGCAACAAGAGACTGGTAACAAAGCTGAGCTTTCTCTATTTAGTGCAGATGAACTATCAAAGAAGACCCAAAGGGCAATTCGATCTGGCAATCCACCTGATATTGTTATGAGTAACAATGCAGATCGGATTCTTAACCCAAGTCTTGCCCGAGAAGGTAAATTAGCAGATGTTTCTGAGGTTGTTCAATCTGTCAAACCTTTTTATTCTGACACCGTATTAAAAAGTGCTTATTTTTATAACAAGCTCACAAAGAAGCAAAGCTATTATGCCGTACCCCTTCACCAAAGCATTCCTTATATTTTTTACTGGCGAGATTTACTCCAGGAAGCAGGTAAGAGTGAAAAAGATATTCCTAAGGATTGGAATGGCTTTTGGGAATTTTGGAAACAAATACAAGATACTTTACAAACAAAGAACAATCAAAAGATTTATGGGCTTGGTTTACCTTTATCGGTTGGGGCTGGAGATACTTTTGAAGTCTTTGAGCAGATTTTAGAAGCCCATGATGTGCAAATTGTAGACGAGCGAGGTCGATTGCGTACAAGCGATCCAAAAGTCCGTCAGGGACTTATTCATTGCATAGCTTGGTACACCAAATTTTATGAGCAAGGTTACGTGCCTAAAGATGCAGTGAATTGGTTTAATCCAGATAACAATCGCAGCTTATTTAACCGCCATGTGGTTATGACTGCTAATAATTCTCTCTCAATTCCTGCTGCTGTACGTCGAAATTCAGACGTTTACTTTAACAAGCTGGGTACTATTGGATATCCCAATAAACCTAACGGCAAGCCGATGCGTTATGTTTCTCTTATCACTCAAGCAATTATCCTAACAGAGTCAAAAAATCAGAGATTAGCTAAGGATTTTTTGATATATTTTATCAGCCCCGAAATTATGGGAAATTATCTGAAGGCTGCAGGCGGACGGTTTTTTCCAGTACACGATCTTGTTTGGAAAGACCCGTTCTGGACAAATAAGAAAGATCCTCACATCTCAGAAGGTGCTAAACCACTCATTATGAAACAAACTCGTCTATTGTATATCGCTCAAAACTCTTCCTATAGTAAAGTGTTGATGAAAAATGTTTGGGGTCAAGCTCTCCGTCGAGTTGTCATAAATCGCGTTTCACCAGAGGAAGCAGCTGATAAGGCAATTCAACAAATAAATGAAATTTTTGCTGAATATAGCAATCCTATTTGATTTTGGAAAGTAGGCAGGGCTAAAGCCCACCAAAAGATTCAGTTTGTGGGCTTTAGCCCTGCCTACTGAAAGATTTTCTTTTACTTGCTGCCAGTGCAATCTATGAAACAAAAAACTCGCGATCGCTATAACTTATGCCGCTTTTTCCTAACAGCATTAGCTCTCAGTTTTACAATTTTTGCTTGTTCTCAATCCATTACCTCAGAATCCGAAAAGTCCTCTGTTAGGACATCTCCGAAAGATGATAAAATTTTACAAATTTGGTGGGATAAGGGCTTTGAGTTAGAAGAAGATGAGGCAATTAATTTAGTTATAAAAAACTGGGAGAAAAAAAGCGGTTATAAAGCTAAACTTTCTGTTTATGGACCAAACGAACTCCTGGACAAAGCTCAAAGAGGAGTGCGATCGGGCAATACACCCGATCTATTATTGAATTTTAGAGCGGAAAGACAACTCAATGCGCGTTTAGCTTGGGACGGTAAACTAGCAGATGTATCTGATATCATTGCCCCTATCAAGGAATTATATCCCGAATCTATCTTAAGAACGGCTCATCTCTACAATAACGTTCAGAAACAGCGCAGTTATTATGCAGTTCCTATTAGCCAAACAACAATGCTCTTTTTCTACTGGAAAGATTTGTTAAAGCAAGTAGGACAGAGTGAAACTAGCATTCCTACAGAATGGAATGGCTTTTGGGAGTTTTGGAAAAAAGTGCAGGACGATCTCCGAGCAAAGCAAAATAATATATATGGTTTAGGTTTACCTTATTCAAGTGCTTCAGGAGATACCTATTACTTTTTCGAGCAACTTTTAGAAGCATATGGTGTTCAAATTTTTGATGCTCAAGGGCAATTACTTGTCAGAAACCCCGAAGTGAGGCAGAAAATTATTTATGTTTTGGACTGGTATGCCAAGTTTTACCAGCAAGGCTATGTACCACCAGATGCAATCAAGTGGTTAAATCCAGATAATAATCGTAATTTACTCAACCGTCATGTGGTAATGACACCCAATGGCACTCTCTCAATTCCCAGTGCTGTGAGTCAAGATAGGGATACTTACTATAAAAAGCTTGGTACTTTAAAATTTCCTAATAAACCAAACGGTCAACCCATGCGATATATTGTTGCAATTGGTCATGTTATACTATTTGCCAATTCCAAGCACCAAGAGACAGCTAAAGACTTTCTTAAATACTTAATTCAACCACAAATATTAGGAACTTATCTTAAAAGTGCAGAACGCGGTCATTTTCCAGCACTCAAGCCTGTTTTGAAAGACCCTTATTGGACAAATTCAGCCGATCCTCATGTTTCCAGTGTTGGCAAAATATTAACCC
This genomic interval from Scytonema hofmannii PCC 7110 contains the following:
- a CDS encoding ABC transporter substrate-binding protein encodes the protein MFISLSRRRKRRYILKILIFSLIIGGCSYLSQPKAPPVVNSSENKTLTIWWDKGSNIEEDDALIKLIKDWEKTSGNQAKLAFYSNDKLPERTRRAIQAGNVPDIVMSSSAERELIPHLAWEGKLADVSDVIEPVKNNYSEAALEAVYFYNKSARKRSYYAVPINQLTIHIHYWRDMLKQVGSRESDIPTDWDGFWKFWQQVQDDLKALNPPQDKKELIYGLGLPFSVAAADTYYTFEQILEAYNVEIVNSQGVLRLDEPSVRQGIIKSLTWYANLYQQGYVPPNATQWLNPDNNRNLINRKVVMTANTTLSIPAAVRQNPDLYRNKVGTLEFPKKPNGEPMRYLVAVNAAILFTNSNNQKEAKDFLTYLIQPETIKTYIKSAGGRYLPVMTPLWQDSFWTNPADPHLSIASKVLMKGQTRPFYFVQNPAYSLVLQENIWGKAIARIVKDSASPQQAASEAIAQIKEIFAKWERSGNDN
- a CDS encoding ABC transporter substrate-binding protein, producing MITKKLPTNCRIILLGLTLSLSVFSCTNNSEPDTSLPTESSAKNGVLTLWWDKGFTLEEDEAIQQVVKQWQQETGNKAELSLFSADELSKKTQRAIRSGNPPDIVMSNNADRILNPSLAREGKLADVSEVVQSVKPFYSDTVLKSAYFYNKLTKKQSYYAVPLHQSIPYIFYWRDLLQEAGKSEKDIPKDWNGFWEFWKQIQDTLQTKNNQKIYGLGLPLSVGAGDTFEVFEQILEAHDVQIVDERGRLRTSDPKVRQGLIHCIAWYTKFYEQGYVPKDAVNWFNPDNNRSLFNRHVVMTANNSLSIPAAVRRNSDVYFNKLGTIGYPNKPNGKPMRYVSLITQAIILTESKNQRLAKDFLIYFISPEIMGNYLKAAGGRFFPVHDLVWKDPFWTNKKDPHISEGAKPLIMKQTRLLYIAQNSSYSKVLMKNVWGQALRRVVINRVSPEEAADKAIQQINEIFAEYSNPI
- a CDS encoding sugar ABC transporter substrate-binding protein yields the protein MKQKTRDRYNLCRFFLTALALSFTIFACSQSITSESEKSSVRTSPKDDKILQIWWDKGFELEEDEAINLVIKNWEKKSGYKAKLSVYGPNELLDKAQRGVRSGNTPDLLLNFRAERQLNARLAWDGKLADVSDIIAPIKELYPESILRTAHLYNNVQKQRSYYAVPISQTTMLFFYWKDLLKQVGQSETSIPTEWNGFWEFWKKVQDDLRAKQNNIYGLGLPYSSASGDTYYFFEQLLEAYGVQIFDAQGQLLVRNPEVRQKIIYVLDWYAKFYQQGYVPPDAIKWLNPDNNRNLLNRHVVMTPNGTLSIPSAVSQDRDTYYKKLGTLKFPNKPNGQPMRYIVAIGHVILFANSKHQETAKDFLKYLIQPQILGTYLKSAERGHFPALKPVLKDPYWTNSADPHVSSVGKILTQGSIRPFDYVNNPAYTLVLDKNVWIKALNRIISDRLTPEQAADEAIVQIEEIVNKWN